A region of Lacinutrix sp. Hel_I_90 DNA encodes the following proteins:
- a CDS encoding ice-binding family protein — protein sequence MMMKIFKKFQILAIIPLVLIASCSNDDDGSTPVLAPTVVGTSPVANELDVAINTTIIINFNKAMDASTINTTSFTVLAGTTPVVGTVTYANETAVFTPISNLEVSTLYTATMSSGAKDLVGISLAADYSFSFTTGVQIDVIAPTVVSTDPLDNAVAVALNKAIGITFDETMNSATFTATSFTLVQGANTISGAIEYANKTARFIPDTILDAGLTYTATVSTDVTDLAGNPLEVSKTWTFITGTTSGLSVVNLGASGNYVILAKSAVNNAPTSAITGHIGLSPAATSFITGFGLTDATGYATSPQVTGNVYAADMASPTNTNLTTAVENMITAYNDAAGRPTPDFSELGTGNIGGMTLEAGLYKWTNTVTMPSDVTISGSADDVWIFQISGDMTMSASVNITLTGGAQAKNIFWQVAGEVVLGTTSHFEGIILSMTGITLQTGASMNGRLLAQTAVILDSNVVTKP from the coding sequence ATGATGATGAAAATTTTTAAAAAATTTCAAATACTAGCAATAATCCCTTTAGTATTGATAGCGAGTTGCTCCAACGATGATGATGGTTCAACTCCTGTTTTAGCACCAACAGTAGTTGGTACTAGTCCTGTGGCAAACGAATTAGATGTGGCAATTAATACCACCATTATAATTAATTTTAACAAAGCAATGGATGCTTCGACCATTAACACGACAAGCTTTACGGTGTTAGCAGGAACTACACCTGTAGTTGGTACGGTGACTTATGCCAATGAAACTGCTGTTTTCACTCCTATAAGCAACTTGGAAGTGAGTACCTTATATACGGCGACTATGAGCAGTGGTGCTAAAGACTTGGTTGGTATCTCATTAGCAGCTGATTATTCTTTTAGCTTTACTACTGGCGTACAGATTGATGTTATTGCACCAACAGTTGTTTCAACTGATCCGCTTGACAATGCTGTTGCTGTTGCTTTAAACAAAGCCATTGGAATTACTTTTGATGAGACGATGAATTCAGCTACATTTACAGCTACCTCATTTACACTAGTACAAGGAGCAAACACAATAAGTGGCGCAATAGAATACGCGAATAAAACAGCGCGTTTCATTCCTGATACTATTTTAGATGCTGGGTTGACGTATACCGCTACCGTTAGTACAGATGTAACAGATTTGGCTGGTAATCCATTAGAAGTTAGTAAAACATGGACATTTATTACTGGTACTACTTCTGGTTTATCGGTTGTAAATCTAGGAGCTTCTGGGAACTATGTTATTTTGGCGAAATCAGCTGTAAATAACGCTCCTACGTCGGCTATTACAGGTCACATAGGTTTAAGTCCTGCGGCTACTTCTTTTATAACAGGTTTTGGATTAACCGATGCTACAGGTTATGCAACATCTCCACAAGTTACGGGTAATGTATATGCGGCTGATATGGCCTCACCTACTAATACTAATTTAACTACAGCTGTTGAAAATATGATTACTGCTTATAATGACGCAGCTGGTCGTCCAACACCTGATTTTTCAGAGTTAGGTACTGGAAATATTGGCGGAATGACTTTAGAAGCTGGTCTTTACAAATGGACGAATACGGTAACTATGCCTTCTGATGTTACGATATCAGGGAGTGCAGATGACGTTTGGATTTTCCAAATATCTGGTGACATGACTATGAGTGCATCAGTTAACATCACCTTAACTGGTGGTGCTCAAGCAAAAAATATTTTCTGGCAAGTAGCTGGTGAAGTTGTTTTAGGTACTACTTCTCATTTTGAGGGGATAATTTTAAGTATGACTGGAATAACATTGCAAACGGGAGCATCAATGAATGGACGATTATTAGCACAAACTGCTGTTATTCTTGATTCGAATGTTGTAACTAAACCATAG
- a CDS encoding M66 family metalloprotease, producing the protein MHTLYQNKKIKRVHYILLPLFFFLLSCAPDDDLVKINNASSSETGILVDGIKGGVQQNDNSFTASSTLRNIGSFTAPGTNGEIIGFNSERPVAITTPVNWTTNRDEPDLNFNNIIKIPVKVWIVKGNFATQRALAISHCVYTANVWSTERMGVQFSPFEIVDATGDPDASTYYNYTCALQSGIENDIGKDANKINIYYVGTVDGGSSRGQACSIGSDFVAMGENTLSDLLVHELGHDFGLFHTNSNANFNQTGIMHSASSTREFITEGQLFRAHVLSNSAINNIYNARPGAPTRSCGHTASSATCLNIDKRIWADGTFPAN; encoded by the coding sequence ATGCATACATTATATCAAAATAAAAAAATTAAAAGGGTGCACTATATCCTATTGCCGCTTTTCTTTTTTCTGCTAAGCTGTGCTCCAGATGATGATTTAGTAAAAATCAATAACGCTTCCTCCAGTGAAACAGGGATTTTAGTTGATGGTATCAAGGGAGGGGTACAGCAAAATGATAATAGCTTTACTGCTTCGTCTACTTTGAGAAATATAGGAAGCTTCACAGCACCAGGTACCAATGGTGAAATCATCGGGTTTAATAGTGAACGTCCTGTGGCTATTACAACGCCAGTAAACTGGACAACTAATCGTGATGAACCCGATTTAAATTTTAACAATATCATTAAGATTCCTGTAAAAGTATGGATTGTAAAAGGCAATTTTGCAACGCAACGCGCGCTTGCTATCAGTCATTGTGTTTATACTGCCAATGTTTGGAGTACAGAAAGAATGGGAGTACAGTTTAGTCCTTTTGAAATTGTAGATGCTACAGGCGATCCAGATGCTTCAACGTATTATAATTATACCTGTGCGCTTCAATCAGGGATTGAAAACGATATAGGTAAGGATGCCAATAAAATCAATATTTATTACGTGGGCACTGTAGATGGAGGAAGCTCCAGAGGGCAAGCCTGTTCTATTGGAAGTGATTTTGTGGCCATGGGAGAAAACACACTTTCAGATTTGCTGGTGCATGAATTAGGACATGATTTTGGATTGTTTCACACCAATAGCAATGCAAATTTTAATCAAACGGGAATTATGCATTCTGCCAGTAGCACTAGGGAGTTTATTACTGAAGGACAGCTTTTTCGGGCACATGTGTTATCTAATTCGGCTATAAATAACATTTACAACGCAAGACCTGGGGCCCCTACCAGAAGTTGTGGTCATACTGCATCTTCTGCAACTTGTTTAAATATTGATAAGCGTATTTGGGCAGATGGTACGTTTCCTGCAAATTAA
- a CDS encoding HmuY family protein: MNTIKTIQLLTLVSLFMGFTSCSSDDNDTTTTLLQIESETISNLHAPQSGGQGQPISGDFTKFDFSTGQTTTSATDWDVAFRGTSIIINGGTTLGTTDEPNRTGEAAVYIANGTMTAVTTIDTSLFLQDSNTSYAITSGSDNGWYHYAGAPSHLITPIPGKILVFKTHDGKYAKVEILSYYENAPDNPDAFADATPYYTFNFVYQPNAGVSSF; the protein is encoded by the coding sequence ATGAACACAATTAAAACAATTCAATTATTAACTTTAGTCTCATTATTTATGGGGTTTACTTCCTGTAGTAGTGATGATAATGACACCACCACCACTTTATTACAAATAGAGTCTGAGACCATTTCAAACTTACATGCACCACAATCGGGAGGTCAAGGGCAACCCATTTCTGGAGATTTTACAAAGTTTGATTTTTCAACAGGTCAAACAACCACTAGTGCTACCGATTGGGATGTTGCTTTTAGAGGAACGTCCATTATAATAAATGGTGGTACCACGTTAGGAACAACCGATGAGCCTAACAGAACAGGAGAAGCTGCTGTTTATATTGCTAATGGAACAATGACCGCTGTAACCACTATTGATACCTCGTTATTTTTACAAGATTCTAACACCAGTTATGCGATAACTAGTGGGAGTGATAATGGTTGGTATCATTATGCTGGAGCACCCAGTCATTTAATTACACCAATACCCGGCAAGATCTTGGTTTTTAAAACACATGATGGAAAATATGCCAAAGTTGAAATTTTAAGCTACTATGAAAATGCGCCCGATAACCCGGATGCTTTTGCAGACGCAACGCCATATTACACGTTTAATTTTGTATATCAGCCCAATGCAGGCGTAAGCTCTTTTTAA
- a CDS encoding DoxX family membrane protein — MKKSISILFIIFRLVLGGFMIYGGVHKFQSPIPEPIEVVEKALQFSSPEQESTLQKILYISGAKQTGYFWQVLGICELAFGLLLVLQGTSFIAAVFLLPITLHILLFHLFLEADEIGELIQTGALFFINIALVVREKERWKPLLWIKPI, encoded by the coding sequence ATGAAAAAATCAATAAGTATACTGTTTATTATATTCCGACTTGTGTTAGGCGGATTTATGATCTACGGCGGCGTTCACAAGTTTCAAAGTCCAATTCCTGAGCCTATAGAAGTGGTTGAAAAAGCACTGCAGTTTTCATCACCTGAACAAGAAAGCACCTTGCAAAAGATACTTTATATAAGTGGTGCAAAGCAAACAGGTTATTTTTGGCAAGTTTTAGGCATTTGTGAATTAGCCTTTGGCTTACTTTTAGTTTTACAAGGCACGAGTTTTATTGCTGCCGTATTCCTGCTACCAATAACCTTACATATTTTACTCTTTCATTTGTTTTTGGAAGCTGATGAGATTGGAGAATTAATACAAACTGGCGCTTTATTCTTTATTAATATTGCTTTGGTAGTACGCGAAAAAGAAAGGTGGAAACCGCTACTTTGGATTAAACCTATTTAA
- a CDS encoding sterol desaturase family protein, protein MDFTNPLVYAVPCFLGFIAIELTYSKNFDNKQLYKWKDLLSSLSLGIGSVIVGALVKTVAVILVFNFAYELFNPMVDGVRTNIMGYESFGYAWYLWLICMLLDDYSYYWFHRQNHMIRFLWAAHIVHHSSDNFNLGTAVRNGWFTIFYKPFFYVWIVIIGFPPEMLVVCMGIEAIWQFQLHTQYIKKMGFIEKFINTHTMHQVHHARNIEYMDKNHGGILNIFDRIFGTWKELDDSIAIEYGVSIPPDSYNPFVILTHEYKNIWDDIGKSSNWYHKFMYVFGPPGWSHDGSTHTIKQIRSAMVKAAL, encoded by the coding sequence ATGGATTTTACAAACCCTTTGGTTTATGCCGTTCCTTGTTTTCTTGGCTTTATAGCAATAGAGCTTACCTACAGTAAAAATTTTGATAATAAACAACTCTATAAATGGAAAGATTTGTTATCAAGTCTATCACTTGGTATAGGATCTGTAATAGTCGGTGCGCTCGTGAAAACAGTAGCCGTAATCTTGGTTTTTAATTTTGCTTATGAACTATTCAATCCTATGGTAGATGGCGTTCGTACAAATATAATGGGCTATGAGTCTTTTGGATATGCCTGGTACCTGTGGTTGATTTGTATGCTTTTAGATGATTATTCTTACTACTGGTTCCATAGACAAAATCATATGATCCGCTTTTTATGGGCAGCACATATTGTACATCATTCTTCAGACAATTTTAATTTAGGCACGGCTGTACGTAACGGTTGGTTCACTATTTTTTATAAACCTTTTTTTTATGTTTGGATTGTAATCATTGGTTTTCCACCAGAAATGCTTGTTGTTTGTATGGGTATTGAAGCCATATGGCAATTTCAACTGCATACGCAGTATATAAAGAAAATGGGGTTTATAGAAAAATTCATCAATACTCACACCATGCACCAGGTGCACCACGCGCGAAATATTGAATATATGGACAAAAACCATGGCGGTATCCTCAATATTTTCGATAGGATTTTTGGCACGTGGAAAGAATTAGACGATTCCATTGCTATAGAATACGGGGTTTCTATACCTCCAGATTCTTATAACCCTTTTGTGATTTTAACCCACGAATACAAAAATATTTGGGACGACATCGGGAAGTCAAGTAACTGGTATCATAAGTTTATGTATGTTTTTGGACCTCCTGGTTGGAGCCATGATGGCAGTACGCATACCATAAAGCAAATAAGGAGCGCAATGGTAAAAGCAGCCTTGTAA